The nucleotide sequence ACTTCAGTGAATTGAGTTGTTTGCGGTAATCTCTGATTGCCCGATTGATTCGGTCGTCGGAATCAAGGTTTAATGTATCCTTGATCTGTTCCTTGAAATTGAAATTTGATGATTCATTCTGTTTATCCTGTACCGCGGCAAGGCTGGGGGCCATTGCCTGAATAGCCTGAACCGCATTTTTCAGGAAACGGTTTGCTTCAGTCTGCTCACCCAGTTCAGCTTCGGCACAGGCGATCTGAATGTAAGCCTGAGAAGCCAGTTCCAGAGGTTCTGAAGCGGGTAACTTCATCGTATAAATTTCTTTGAGGCTCCCCAGTTTCAGAGGGGCAGGAACCGGAATCTTTTCCAGAAACGATTTTGATTTAGTCAGAAAAGCTTTTGCCAGTTCAGGTTTCTTCAATGCATTCAGTTCAAAAGCACAACGGGCATACATCAGAGCATTTCCCGTTGCAGACAGTTTCATTTCTGCAGGCTGAATCATGTCAATTCCCGGCTTTTTATCTTGATTGACTGCCTGTTCCAATACTGCCAGAGACCACTGCGTGACTGCTTCGGTGCGGTCGATTGCTTCTGGTGCCAGGGCCGCCCAGTTCAACGCTGCCTCATCATAATCATGCGAAATCAGGATCAAAGTCGTTGCAACAGACTGCGGCGCATTCCAACGCCGATGCAGATCAATCAGTGATTCGAAATCATAGTAATTGGTTTCATGGGCAATCTGCAGATAGGCTGACAGTTGTGCGAGACTGTTTTCAGCCTGATGCTTGCTGATCAGTTCTTCTGCTGCATCTTCATTTCCAGCCGCGACCCAGAATGCGGCCAGCCGCGAGATGAGATCCAGGGTATCGCGACCTCCATATTCCGGAATCTTTTTAGAAAGCTCTACGGTTTCATCTAATGTCTTCTTTAAACCAGCTGTATCCTTCTCTTGTAACTGAAGCCAGCCGATCTCGATCAAGGGGAATAGTTTGTAGAATGGCAGATGTGGATCGACAGCATCAATTCGGGCAATCTGTTCTCGAGAGCCTGTCAGGTCACCTGAAATCGCATATGCTTCTGCCGCTAAACGACGACTGAAAGGTTTACTGCGGTTGTCGCGAGAACGGGATAATTCAACCATTGATTCCAGAGAAGTTTTCTGAACGAGTTCAGGAGAAACAGGCTGTTTCACATCAGTAGAGGTGTTCTGAGTCTGTTGCCCATTATTCGCCAGTGGGTTGACAGTTGGTTTGTTTTTATCGGGGATCATCGAGTTTTTTGACTGGTTTTTGATGATCGGGTTATCAAACGGTTTTGCCAGTTCTGAGCCATCGGGAACAGATGTGGTGAAATAGAAATAAACGCCACCAATGACAGCAACTGAGGCAACGATGGCCGCGATCAATGGCAGTTTCGATTTCTGATTGGGGTCAGGTTTCTTCTCTTCCGTAGTTTTCCGTTCCGCTGCTTCTGTGTCAGGTACAAGGAAAACAGGTGCCAGGCAACCCGCGTTAGAACATTTCACCTCTTTGCCAACCACTTTTGAAGAAGCGAATCCCGGCGTGTCACACATTGGACAGACGTAACGATTCATTTTGCCTTTAACAGGCTTGCGCAGCAGTTGGATGACCTTGGAAGTCTGTTGCTGGCGTTCCAGTTCAAACGGATCATCATCAGAAACTGTTTCACGCCTGTTTCGTTTCCCTGCGGCGGATGGTGCTGCTACAGCAGGTTTTTCCGGTTGCTTACTGCTGGCAGCCGGTTTTTTTGAGGAGGACTTTGCCGTCATAGATGCGCCACAGAAAGGACATTCTGCTGCGTCTTCATCTAATACTGATGCTCCGCATGATGGGCAAGTTGGCAGATCCATATTTTTGTCGTCCGATATGTTTGATTGGTCAGTGGTTTGGGAGTCTCACGTCGTTGGAATGAGACAGATTGGAATTATGATACGGTAGCTGTATGATAGTAACGTAGAAGTGAAAACATAACCAACTGTCTAATTTACAGCGAGCTAAGTCCATTCTATACCGTAGATATCCTCTCGTTCAAGGTTTATCTGACTATAGTATCGGCTGATTCAGAGCAAAGGTGATTTCCCTGCATCTGAAAAGAGCTATTAATGGATCACTCCAGCGATCAGTTTATATTTCAAGCAGTCTCCATCAGTTCAGGGTGAAACTCAGATATGCAGCAGCAGTTTACAGAAATTATGGAACAATTTGAGTCCGTTTTACAGCGTCAGCGATCAATTTCGGATGTTCTGGATCGGTTAATGGAAGTTCTGGGAGGACGGGCAATCGGACTCTGGCGTTGTCAGTCTGGAAAGCTGGTACAGCTTGGTTTTCGGGCAGATTCACAAATGGATGAACAGGTAAAGCGAGAGTTTTCCGCTTTGACACAGGAAGTTTCGTTAAAGAACACAGGCTTAGGTATCGTCAAGGCAGTGATTGATCAAAAACCAGCAATCGGAACCCTGCAGGCGAAAGAATCTGGTCTACAGGGATCGTCAGAATGGTTGCAAAAATTTGATGCAAAACAATCCTATGCGATACCGATAATTGAGGGAGATCAGGCGATCGGTGTGCTGGCAATTTCTACAAACCAGGTACACCAGGCAGGTGATCCGGAATGGGAGTTACAGGCACAGATTGCCCGGGAGATCGGTGCAAAACAGTTTTTGGGGATGTTTTAGCTGTTGAAATTGGCTAAGATTTAGCGAGGTAGAAAAGAGTGGAATTGCCAACGGGATATGGGGTGTATAACATTAAGTAATTGCTGCTCCCGGTTCCGTTAAACCTTACCGCCGGTTTCCGGATTGATCATTCCTGCCACTTGACTTTGGTATTTCAATGATGATCTTCTTCAGGTTTTTGTAAAGATGAGTCGTTCCAATCCATTACACTGGTCATTTTCAATCGGAACCTGGTTCCTGACCCAGGTACGGGTCAGTATCTTTCTACCAGTTTTACTGCTGGTCTTCTGGTCTCATTACTCTCTGGGACTGGGAGTGACCCTGTTTGGGATCCTGTTTATCAGTGTATTTCTGCATGAGATGGGGCATGTGGTCGCCTGCCGACTGACAGGAGGCGAAGCAGATCAGATTGTTCTCTGGCCTCTGGGGGGGCTGGTCCCCTGCAGCCCGGAAAGAACGTTTTCTGCGCGACTGTTGACCGTACTGGGAGGGCCAGCTGTCAATCTACTGCTCTGTGGAATTACTGTACCTGCTGTTATCTGGTCCGGGCATCTTTCAGATTCACTCAACCCGATCAAGCTGCCGACTGTTGATTTAAGTAATCAGTTGGGACAGGCGATCTTACTGCTGGTTTTCAATCTGAACTGGCTGCTATTGCTGGTAAACCTGATTCCTGTGCTACCTCTGGACGGAGGAAAAATCCTTCAGATACTTCTCTCCCGTCGATTTGATGAGACTGTCGTACATCGGATCCTGCTGAGCGTCAGTTTCTGGATTGGTGGCATTGGCATGGTTGTTGGTTTGAGTACTCACAGTGCATGGGTCGTTTTTTTCAGTGCTCTGTTATTGATGTTGAATTTAATCGAATTTACGTCGGCTCAAAGAGAGGATTCATATGACGATTCGATCTTTGGATATGACTTTTCCCAGGGGTATACCAGTCTGGAGCGTTCCAGTAGTCAATTGGTAGAAAAGCAGGCTGGATTTTTCCAGAAGTGGCGCGAAAAACGCAAATTACAGAAAAAAATGCGTGAACGTGAAAAGAATCGGGATGCCGAAAAACAGCTCGATTTGTTGCTGCATAAGGTTCACGAATTCGGTTTAGAGTCACTCACTCCCAAAGAACGTCAGCAGCTTAATCAGGTAAGTGCCCGATATCGTAAGAGCGACTCCGAGACCTGAAAACTGGTATTCCACTTGTCCTGTTTCCTGCTCTTGAAAGTGACATCACTGGCCCATTCTCAAATTTTCGCAACAATTTTTCTGTGGCCTCTTCTTCTTTTCCAGTCTCAGCCTGAATAATCAATTCAATCCCGTAGAGCCTTAAAATCCTTCCGGTAGATGTCTGATGCTACGTAATTTATTTTCATTACTGGTGAACATGGAAAATACCCCTTTACGACATCCTTGACTGTCAACGGTGACCTCTGAGAGTAGCTAATTCTCTTACGTATATCGGCTTATGGATCAAGGTGAGACCGCTTACACGAATCCGCGACAGGTTCATGATTCAAATGATCACGGTTTACAGAAAAAGTCGCAGGGATTGTTCACTATCCCTGTTTTAAAGCTGTTTTGAGTCTATTTGGCTCGTATTCCGGCTGAAAAGTTCAGGATTGGCGGAAAGAGCCGGCAATCGTTGTCCAGATGTGATTTCTGATTTGCGGACTGGTGTTTGCGAACTAGCTTTTTAAGGGAAATTACCTTTAGAAAGTTGAGATCGGATTATGGTTTTAGGCACAATTGACTCATTAAAGAAGTTGTCGAACTTCAGCAAACGTGGCGGTGAATGGGATCATTCTTTGCATCAGGACGCAAAGAATGAGCTTGCTCTCAGTCGTTTGAAGCGGATTTCAGAGCTGACAGGCCTGTCGATGCACTGCTTCGACAGTAATCAGCAGCTTCTCCACAACAAGTCGAATGCGCAATCCCTCGCCTATTTCCCTGCAGATGTTCTCAACGAGATTGAGACTGTGGAAGGGCTCACACTCATTGAAAACCCGAATGGGATTACTCATTTTCTGATCCCCCTGCTGCGAGATGCGAAACAGCGGTTTATCGCAGTTGGTTTTGTGTTTTCCAGAGAAAAGCGGAAGCTGACGGAGATGGTATTATCCGCAGTCAAGCAGGAGTGGAGTTCTGAAGATTTGGATTTCTGGCTGGAAAGCCAGCGGGTCCTGGATGTGAAATCGTTGCATGCCTTATTAAGCCTGGCTGTGCTACACCTTGAGGAAGAACAGCAGCTCACTCAGTTAAACGACGAGGTTGATAATTTATCGGAGTGTCTGGATGAGACATTTGAAGAAATCAGCCTGTTGCATGAGGTCGCTCAGCATTTAAAGATTTCAGAAACTCCGGAACAACTGGGCCAGCTTTGCCTGGATCGAATCAGCACTCTGATTGAAGCTGAGACAAATATAATCTGGTTTGAAGCCCAGGATAATACGTCGCAGTTCCTGTCTGACAGTCAGACTGACTTTGATGAACTGAAGCTGGCACGGCTCGTGGCTCAGTTTGATGGATTTCACTGGGATAAACCTCTGGTAATCAACCAGGTAGAGAGTTCTCTGCTGTCTCTTGAATTCCCAGACCTGCATAATCTGGTACTGGTGCCTGTCTCTGATGGCATCAATTCCTTTGGCTGGATTCTCAGCTGTAATTTACTCAAAAGTGAAGAGTATGGAACGATACAAGCCAGCCTGTTAAATTCAGTCGCATCATTTCTGGGGACGCATTTACGAAATATTGACCTCTACGCTCAACAGGAAGAACTGATGTTGAGCTTTGTGAAGTCATTTATCTCCACGCTGGATGCCAAAGATCCATACACACGTGGTCATAGTGAGCGGGTCGCGTTGATTGCACAGCAACTGGCAAAACAGCTGGGCTATTCAGGCGAGTTTATTCAGGACATTTATCTTTCGGGGCTGCTGCATGATATCGGGAAAATCGGCGTCGATGACGGTATTCTCCGTAAGGAAGGAAAACTGACTGACGAAGAGTTTTCGCAGATTCAAAAACATCCAATGATTGGTTATAAAATCCTGACGGGGATTAAAAAACTGAAGAATATCCTTCCAGGTATACGAAATCACCACGAACAGATTGATGGACGCGGCTACCCGGACGGATTACGGGGATCTGATATACCATTGATGGCTCGGATTATCGCGGTAGCAGATGCATACGATGCGATGGGAAGTGACCGTCCCTATCGAAACGGAATGCCACTGGAACGTCTGGAGAATATCTTCAGGGAAGGAAAAGGACTGCAATGGGATTCTGATGTTATTGATGCCTACTTTGAAATCCGGGATGAGATCACCCGCCTCTCTCAAAAATATAATGCAGAGGCAGAAACTCTGGCTGAGGCTGGCAGGAACGGTTAAACTGACACACTTCAGCAGTGTTTATTGATGTCGCTATTGATGTCGCTAGCGTGATCTGCCAACCGGGAGCTGTCAGGTGAAATTTGACGTCCATCGTGATCGGGTTGTTTTCTCTCATCTTCTGATACTGTCCTGTTCTCTGATACAGGGATGTGGATCAGAACCATCCACAGAACAGGCTGATCCACCGATTCCCATGGCGCCTGCCATGGCTGTCTCGAATGACGAAACCAAAGAAAATAATTCAGCTTCAGGGGGAGAAACCGTAATTGACGGTATCCGGTTTCAGGTACCACACGGCTGGAAACAGGTTGCCCTCTCCCCTGCGCAACAGGGCATGATTTCAGCCAGTTTCAGGATTCCTGAAGCGGGCAATGATGTCAAGTTGACCCTCTCTTCCGTTGGAGGAGGAATCGCTGCGAATCTGCAGAGATGGAAGGGACAGTTTCAGTTGAAGCCCGGTGAAAGTCCTCTCGAAAAAACGATGCGTGTGGATGGTGTTGATGTGGTCTGGCTGGATTTGCGAGGTACCTTTGATTCTGGTCCCGCAATTGATTCCCAGGTGGCTTCGGGTATGCGCATGATCGGGGTTGCTATTCCGCGCAGTCCCCGAGACTTTTATCTGAAATTGACTGGACCGCGCGAGCAGCTCTTGAATATCGATGCTGAATTTCGGGAATTTGTGAAATCAGCTCGTTTCGAGCAATGAACGGTATCACGAATGATGAATACGTTTCAGCGCTTCAGGAAATGTGATTCCCACTCTGCTTTAGCGCGAGGGTTGCCAGCAACGCAGTATCCCGGCGACAAGATGACCGCCAAATCCGAATGAGAGCTTCAGCGCGGTGTTGACAGGTTTCGGAACCGCCACTCGAGGTGTATAGTTCAAATTGCATTGTGGATCAGGATGTTCCAGGTTCAATGTCGGGGGGACGATGTTATCCCGCATCGCCAGTAATGTGAACCCGAGCTCGACACTGCCGGCTGCCCCCAGCAGGTGTCCCATGCCCCCCTTCAGGCTGGAACACGGAATCGATTGTGCCAGCTCACCAAGTGCATTCTGCAGTGCCCGGGTTTCATAGAGGTCGTTGATCTGTGTACCAGTCCCGTGCAGGTTGATGTAGTCCAGTTCTGCAACCGAGACATCTGCTCGATGCAATGTATCTTTAATTAATCGAGCCAGGCTTTCTGCGGCGGGATCGAACTGCATCAGATGCGTCGAATCAGCGCCCAGTCCTCCTCCCAGCCATTCTGCATAAGGGGTTGCATTTCTTTCTAATGCATGCTCCAGGGATTCAAGGATTAAGATCCCTGCTCCCTCGCCTACGACAAATCCATTTCTCCGGCTGTCGTACGGTTTACAGGCTTGTGCTGGTGAGGGGAAGTCCGTTGCCAGCACCCCCATCCGTTGAAACGAAGCCAGTACAGCAGGTACCAGGGAAGCGTCGGTGCTGCCTGCGATCACAGTGTCGCAAATGCCGTCTCGAATTAAATCGGCGCCTCGCATGACGCTGGAGAGACCGGTGGCGCAGGCTGAAACCGGAGTCAACGATGCTCCCTGTAGTCCGTACTCGGCGGCAACCGCCTGGCTGCATGCATCAGGCAGACATTGGAGCCAGAATTCCGGTGGGATTGAGTTGTTTGCTGTCGAGTTACCGAAAGAGGCGGCAGCCAGTTCGGCATAGCCAGCGATTCCCCCTTTGCTGGATCCGATGACGCATCCCGCTGATTCACTGAAAAGTCGACTTCGGTCAAGTCCTGCATCCCTGATCGCTTCGCTGGTTGCTTTCAGAGTCAGATTGATGGAAGGATCATTCTGGAAAGGAGCATGAGTGAGCGATGATGAAGAGAGATCAGAGTCGGGAATCACCCCCCCTGTGACAGGGCGTCCCAGCTGATTCGACAGATCCTGCAGCAGTCTGGTCGCAGAATGACCGGAGAGCAGTTTTTGCCAGGACTGTTCGCGTCCAACAGCATAAGGAGTAATCAGGCCAATCCCCGTAATGACAACCCTGCGGGAAGTTTGCTCTTTGACCGAAATCTTTGATGGCATTAGCCTGTGTCCAGGTTAATTGTAGCGTTTCCAGGGGGATGGAGACCCCAGGGAATAAAAGTGCTGTTGTTTATGAGATGTGTTCAGGAACTGATATCAGCAGGCAGGAGTGAATAAGAATAATCAGGATCGATGACTGGTACGGCAGATGGCAAATAATGCCAGTCCGACCAGGACTGCCACCAGGATGTATTCGACAACTGATGTCTGAGATGTCTCTACCAGTCCACTCTGACGTGTTTCTTCCTGGGCCAGAACAGTTCCAGCTGAAGCCAGTAAAACGCCTGTTGTAACACAGAATTGACAGAAGCGTTCGGGCATGTTTTGATTTCTCTTCATAATCAAAGATTAAAAACTTGGATTGGGATTGAACACGGTTCCTGATGAGGATTGTAACATCAGATGTGGTTGTCTGCATCCTGAAAAGGCTGTTCCGGTTAAAAACGGGAGTGATTTCACCGGAATTCCATTGCTGAAATACGGATACTGTACTGGTTTTCAATGGAACTCAGCTGAATCATGTTTCAGGCTTGTATGATGGCATCAACGGGTTTTCGCAGTTCTTGGAAATCCTGCTGATGTAGAAAGACCGTTTGCCAGCTTTCAGAGCGGGGTTTCATTTTTTGTCGATATTCATCGATTTTGACCAGATAGAACGCGTAGAGGTTTCCCCGAAATTCAAATAGCTTTTCCAGGCTGTTGGAGATCGAGTTTTCAGGGAGCTGATAAGCGAAAACAAAGCCAGAGACAAAGTCATTTCCAAACAATTCCTGCCACTGCTGTAGCCCTTGTATATCTTCCAGAGTGGCCCAGTTTTCCCAGCGACGGCTTTGATTCTGATTCGGCGAGATTTCAGTGCGACCTTTGACATCAATCAGGAGATTAGGGCCCTGGCTGGCGTAGACGATAAAGTCGAGTGACTTGATGGAAGCGTCTTTTGCGAGCGCGCGTCGTTTCTCATCCACTGCCACGTAAGGAATTTTTTGGGCGCGGAGGTATGCCTCGAACGCAGCATCATAATGGTTTCTGCGAATTACCATATGTATTACTGTCCCGGATAAAAGATGATCAGAAGATCTGTTCTTTTGTGAGCAGGGTTGTGAGATACTGTAAGTATCTATACTTGGGGGAGTAATATCAACTGCAGTATGAATGAAATTTGACAGAAACGTGAGCGGCGATTAATGGTCCATTAATCCTGAATTGACAG is from Gimesia maris and encodes:
- a CDS encoding M50 family metallopeptidase, with the protein product MSRSNPLHWSFSIGTWFLTQVRVSIFLPVLLLVFWSHYSLGLGVTLFGILFISVFLHEMGHVVACRLTGGEADQIVLWPLGGLVPCSPERTFSARLLTVLGGPAVNLLLCGITVPAVIWSGHLSDSLNPIKLPTVDLSNQLGQAILLLVFNLNWLLLLVNLIPVLPLDGGKILQILLSRRFDETVVHRILLSVSFWIGGIGMVVGLSTHSAWVVFFSALLLMLNLIEFTSAQREDSYDDSIFGYDFSQGYTSLERSSSQLVEKQAGFFQKWREKRKLQKKMREREKNRDAEKQLDLLLHKVHEFGLESLTPKERQQLNQVSARYRKSDSET
- a CDS encoding HD-GYP domain-containing protein, with product MVLGTIDSLKKLSNFSKRGGEWDHSLHQDAKNELALSRLKRISELTGLSMHCFDSNQQLLHNKSNAQSLAYFPADVLNEIETVEGLTLIENPNGITHFLIPLLRDAKQRFIAVGFVFSREKRKLTEMVLSAVKQEWSSEDLDFWLESQRVLDVKSLHALLSLAVLHLEEEQQLTQLNDEVDNLSECLDETFEEISLLHEVAQHLKISETPEQLGQLCLDRISTLIEAETNIIWFEAQDNTSQFLSDSQTDFDELKLARLVAQFDGFHWDKPLVINQVESSLLSLEFPDLHNLVLVPVSDGINSFGWILSCNLLKSEEYGTIQASLLNSVASFLGTHLRNIDLYAQQEELMLSFVKSFISTLDAKDPYTRGHSERVALIAQQLAKQLGYSGEFIQDIYLSGLLHDIGKIGVDDGILRKEGKLTDEEFSQIQKHPMIGYKILTGIKKLKNILPGIRNHHEQIDGRGYPDGLRGSDIPLMARIIAVADAYDAMGSDRPYRNGMPLERLENIFREGKGLQWDSDVIDAYFEIRDEITRLSQKYNAEAETLAEAGRNG
- a CDS encoding beta-ketoacyl-[acyl-carrier-protein] synthase family protein — translated: MPSKISVKEQTSRRVVITGIGLITPYAVGREQSWQKLLSGHSATRLLQDLSNQLGRPVTGGVIPDSDLSSSSLTHAPFQNDPSINLTLKATSEAIRDAGLDRSRLFSESAGCVIGSSKGGIAGYAELAAASFGNSTANNSIPPEFWLQCLPDACSQAVAAEYGLQGASLTPVSACATGLSSVMRGADLIRDGICDTVIAGSTDASLVPAVLASFQRMGVLATDFPSPAQACKPYDSRRNGFVVGEGAGILILESLEHALERNATPYAEWLGGGLGADSTHLMQFDPAAESLARLIKDTLHRADVSVAELDYINLHGTGTQINDLYETRALQNALGELAQSIPCSSLKGGMGHLLGAAGSVELGFTLLAMRDNIVPPTLNLEHPDPQCNLNYTPRVAVPKPVNTALKLSFGFGGHLVAGILRCWQPSR
- a CDS encoding HYExAFE family protein, whose translation is MVIRRNHYDAAFEAYLRAQKIPYVAVDEKRRALAKDASIKSLDFIVYASQGPNLLIDVKGRTEISPNQNQSRRWENWATLEDIQGLQQWQELFGNDFVSGFVFAYQLPENSISNSLEKLFEFRGNLYAFYLVKIDEYRQKMKPRSESWQTVFLHQQDFQELRKPVDAIIQA